In the Haloferula helveola genome, one interval contains:
- a CDS encoding sulfatase-like hydrolase/transferase encodes MPFAAAADSPHIILVMADDQGWAQMGYMDHPHLKDRTPHLDAMAEAGIRFNRFYAAAPVCSPTRASVMTGRIPGRTGVPGLHKRLCLQEKTISQALKNAGYATAHFGKWHLNGVKGPGMPILPDDPNHPGHYGFDFWLSMTNFFEMDPILSRMGKFEYIEGESSEILVREALKFIKEHKDKPTFSVIWYGSPHFPFRCAPTDRKGFPEGKHGDHLGEIVAMDRSVGILREGLREMGIEKDTLIWYTSDNGGLSTDPDSTGHLRGFKGSLYEGGVRVPAIIEWPGRIKPAITDFPASTMDIMPTIANLLNLPRDSMMSVVDGESLAALFDRKTPVRSNPIAITMKGTALIDGNFKLLKAGRGKGTEWSLFDLKADPGEKTDVSADHPEKYAALKAQAEKLTASVAASAEGRDYPEGTVIQPQRGTPWMAMPEYQKLYPTFQKLKSSWELPGKGKE; translated from the coding sequence ATGCCATTTGCGGCGGCTGCGGATAGTCCACACATCATCCTGGTGATGGCTGATGATCAGGGTTGGGCTCAGATGGGATACATGGATCACCCCCACTTGAAGGATCGCACGCCCCACCTCGACGCCATGGCGGAGGCGGGAATCCGCTTCAACCGATTCTACGCAGCGGCGCCGGTATGCTCGCCGACCCGGGCATCGGTCATGACCGGGAGGATTCCTGGGCGCACCGGTGTGCCCGGTCTTCACAAGCGCCTTTGCCTGCAGGAAAAGACCATCTCGCAAGCACTCAAGAACGCCGGCTACGCCACGGCGCACTTTGGCAAGTGGCACCTCAATGGCGTCAAAGGTCCGGGCATGCCCATCCTTCCTGATGATCCCAACCACCCCGGCCACTACGGCTTCGATTTCTGGCTCTCCATGACCAACTTCTTCGAGATGGATCCGATTCTGAGCCGGATGGGCAAGTTCGAGTACATCGAAGGAGAGTCCTCCGAGATCTTGGTTCGGGAGGCCTTGAAGTTCATTAAAGAACACAAGGACAAGCCAACCTTCAGCGTGATCTGGTACGGTTCACCTCACTTCCCCTTCCGGTGCGCACCGACTGACCGGAAAGGATTTCCCGAAGGAAAGCACGGTGATCACCTCGGCGAGATCGTGGCCATGGATCGGAGCGTTGGCATATTGCGCGAAGGTTTGCGGGAGATGGGCATCGAGAAGGACACGCTCATTTGGTACACGAGCGACAACGGTGGACTCTCCACCGACCCCGACTCGACCGGACATTTGCGCGGATTCAAGGGAAGCCTCTACGAGGGTGGAGTCCGGGTGCCGGCCATCATCGAATGGCCGGGAAGAATCAAGCCGGCCATCACCGATTTCCCGGCCTCGACCATGGACATCATGCCCACCATCGCGAACCTGCTCAATCTGCCTCGAGATTCCATGATGTCAGTGGTCGATGGAGAGAGCCTTGCGGCCTTGTTCGATCGCAAGACCCCGGTGCGGTCCAACCCCATTGCCATCACCATGAAAGGCACGGCGCTCATCGACGGAAACTTCAAGCTCCTCAAGGCTGGAAGAGGTAAGGGCACCGAGTGGAGCCTCTTCGATCTGAAAGCAGATCCCGGTGAGAAGACTGATGTCTCTGCGGATCATCCTGAGAAATATGCAGCCCTGAAAGCGCAGGCGGAGAAGTTGACGGCATCGGTGGCGGCCAGTGCGGAAGGGAGGGATTATCCGGAAGGAACGGTCATCCAACCCCAGCGAGGAACTCCGTGGATGGCGATGCCGGAATACCAGAAGCTCTATCCCACCTTCCAAAAACTCAAATCGTCCTGGGAGCTGCCCGGGAAGGGCAAGGAGTAA